A window of the Alphaproteobacteria bacterium genome harbors these coding sequences:
- a CDS encoding DUF1778 domain-containing protein has protein sequence MVRASEMKKERMHLRLDADAKGKIARAARYSQKSLSEFVLSNAVDAAERVIEEHERMVLGDRDRDLFFDAILNPPEPNQALSEAMKWYRELSRD, from the coding sequence ATGGTCCGCGCGAGCGAGATGAAGAAGGAGCGTATGCATCTGCGTCTTGACGCGGATGCCAAAGGAAAAATTGCGCGGGCGGCAAGGTATTCGCAAAAATCCCTTTCCGAGTTTGTCCTCAGCAACGCCGTGGATGCCGCGGAGCGGGTGATCGAGGAACACGAGAGGATGGTACTCGGTGACCGCGATCGTGACCTCTTCTTCGACGCCATTCTGAACCCGCCGGAACCCAACCAGGCTTTGAGCGAGGCAATGAAGTGGTATCGCGAGCTATCTCGCGACTAG
- a CDS encoding GNAT family N-acetyltransferase, producing MATLDDRAVVAGFYALSATAVEARNLPADLSRKLPKYPLSAALIGRLAVDERFQGLSLGKYLLMDAIARTAEAASSIGIYAVIVDAKNEPAKAFYEKYGFKAFPTLPRRLFIPLKTAAALLAVP from the coding sequence GTGGCCACCCTGGATGATCGAGCTGTTGTCGCCGGATTCTACGCTCTCAGCGCGACCGCCGTTGAGGCCCGCAATCTTCCGGCCGATTTGAGCCGCAAGCTGCCGAAATACCCGCTGTCGGCGGCGCTCATCGGCCGTCTCGCCGTTGATGAACGGTTTCAGGGCCTGAGCCTCGGCAAATACCTTCTCATGGATGCCATTGCTCGGACCGCCGAGGCGGCCTCATCCATCGGTATCTATGCCGTCATCGTCGATGCCAAGAACGAGCCGGCCAAAGCCTTCTACGAGAAATACGGTTTCAAGGCTTTTCCCACCCTGCCGAGGCGGTTGTTCATTCCGTTGAAGACGGCCGCCGCCCTACTTGCCGTGCCTTAG